The Pseudomonas fragi DNA window CACGCCAAAACCGATCAGTCCGAACGGGTCTACGGGCGCAAGGTGGGCCTGGCGATCACCCAGAGCACCGTGGCTGCAGGCGCGTATTACCGGGTCTATGAATATGCGTTGGGGGGCGAGACGGTTTTTGGCGAACCGCGCACCTGGCGTGTCGAACCTACGATTGGTGTGCGCTGGACCAAACTGTCAACCAAACTGGATATCGACTCCCTGGGGTTCAGCACCAAGAAAAAAACCGAGTGGACCGACCCGTTCGTGGGGTTGCGCATGCAGGCTGACCTGACCGCGCGCTGGACCCTGTCCGGCGAGGCCGACACCGGCGGGCTGGATACAGCTTCGAAAAAAACCTGGAACGCCCAGGCCTACCTGGGTTACCGCATGTACCTGGCCGATCACCCCACGATCATCCGCGTCGGTTATCGGGTGCTGGCACAGGATTATCGAACCACCGACTTTACCGGCAACAAGTTCAAGTACGACGTGACCCAGCGCGGCCCGGTACTGGGCCTGTCCATGCGCTTCTGACAAGCACCGAGGAGACAAGGGAATGCAACTGTTTAAACACACCCGTACCCTGACGCTGGCACTGGCCGGCTTTATGCTCGCATTGCCCGTTGCCAATGCCTGCACCCGCCTGGTGTATTTGGGGGACAACGACAGGGTGATCACCGCGCGGTCGATGGACTGGAAAACCGACGTGGCCACCAACCTGTGGATCTTCCCCCAGGGCATGCAGCGCACCGGCGAAGTGGGGCCGGGGTCGCTCAAGTGGACATCAAAGTACGGCAGCGTGATTGCCAGCGGCTACGACATTTCCACCACCGACGGGGTCAACGAAGCCGGGTTGTCGGCCAACCTGCTGTGGCTGGTCGAGTCCGAATACCCGCCGGTCCATCAGGGCAAGCCGGGGCTGAGCATCGCCGCCTGGGCCCAGTATGTGCTGGACAATTTCAGCAGCGTTTCTGAAGCGGTGGCCGTGCTCAGGACCGAGCCCTTTACCGTGGTCACCGCCAATGTGCCGGGTGAGAGCCGGCTGGCAACCTTGCACCTGTCGATGTCCGATGCCTCGGGGGACAGCGCCATCATTGAGTTTATCGGTGGCAAGCAGGTCATTCACCACGATCGCAGCTATCAGGTGATGACCAACTCCCCGGCATTCGATGCGCAACTGGCCATGAATGCCTATTGGCAAGCCATCGGCGGGACGGTGATGCTGCCTGGCACCAATCGCTCGGCGGACCGGTTTGCCCGTGCCTCGTTTTACGTCAACGCAGTGCCAAAAAACCAGGACGCACGCCTGTCGCTGGCCAGTGTATTCAGTGTGATCCGCAACGTCTCGGTGCCGTACGGCATTACCACCCCCGGTGAGCCGAACATTTCCTCGACGCGCTGGCGCTCGGTGATCGACCACAAGCAGAAGCTGTACTTTTTCGAGTCGGCGATTACGCCAAATACCTTTTGGGTGGACCTGAACAAGATCGACTTTTCCACCGCCACAGGCGCGGTCAAAAAGCTGGACCTGGGCCCGGACCAAAGCACCATTTACTCCGGGGAGGTTTCAAGCCGCTTCAAGGCCACTGCGGCCTTCAAGTTTGAAGGGGCGTAAGGAATTACCCCTGTTCTGCTTTGTGCTCTGGCACCAGGCGGACTTCTACACGCTGTCCTAATGCCCGTGCAGCGCTGGCCAGTGTGGCCAGTGTCATGCCCGGGTCATTCTGGTCGAGCGCCCGATCCACCGCCGTGCGGCTGGTATGCATGCGGTCGGCCAGTGTTTTTTTGCTGACGTGCTGTTCTTTCATGGCCTGGGCTATCTGCCAGGCAATAACGCGTTTGAGTGCGGCGGCCGAAACCTCTTCTGCAAGGCCTTGTTCCGAGAGAAAGTCGTCAAAGTCAGAGCCGATATGGTTATTCATGCGCGGTACCTCGTAGTTTTGCATGGCGCTGTCTGGCGGTTTGCAGGTCCACCGTCGGGGTTTTCTGGCTTTTTTTGATAAATCCGTGAAGCAGGATCATCTGTGAGCCAACGACCGTAAAGATGACGCGAGCAATGATGCCCTCCAGATCAGAGCGAACCTCCCACAGTTTTGGCTCCAGTTTGCGTACAACCGGCATGCCAATCGGCCAGCCAAGTTGCACGGTCTTGATATCGATGCCAATCAGTCGTCTTTGCTCGCGCCCAAGGCCGGTTAACCATTCGCGAACGGGTTCGTTATCGGCTTCGGTGCGAAAAAATGCAACCGTGAGGATGGGAGGGATTCGAGTCATGAACTTGAGTGTACCTAAAATGGTACATCTCTCAAGTTTTGCCAGCCCCAGCTGACCAGCGGCCAGAGATTGTTCTCCCGTGCTTTTAAAACGTCTGCCCCATGGAGAACTGGAACACCTGGGTTTCGGCGTCATCAGGTTTGCGGATCGGCAGCGCGAGGTTGACGCTCAGCGGGCCCAGCGGGCTGTACCAGGTCACGCCCACCCCCACGGAACTGGCCATCTGGCTGAGGTCCACGCCGTCGCAGCCGGTGGTGGTGCTCAGGTAGCACTTGTCCGAGTACACGCTGCCCACATCCCAGAACAATGAGGTGCGCAGGGATTTGTTGTCCTTGATAAAGGGCATCGGGAACAGGTATTCGACCCCGCCGGTGATCATGATGTTGCCACCCAGGGCTTCGGTGTCGCGGTCTGAGTAATACGCCTGGCCGGCGCTGGAGTAGGTACCGGTGGCGGGGGTATTACGCGGGCCCAGGGTGCCGCTTTCAAAGCCGCGCACTGTACCTTCGCCGCCTGCAGTGTAGTTTTCATAGAACGGCAGGCCATCGGTGGAGCCATAGCCGTTGCCGTACCCAAGCTTGGTATGAAAGCGCAACGAGGTCGATGCGCTTACCGGCAGGAAGGTCTGGCCGGTGTAGTCGATCTTGTAGAAGCTCAAGTCGCTGCCGGGTACGGTGACCATCAGGTTGAGGTTTTGCGAGTAGCCGCGGGTCGCCAGGATGCCCTTGTTCAGGGTCGACTCCGACCAGCCCAGGTTGGCCTTGAAGTTGGTGAATTCCTTGCCTTCACGGTCGATAAAGTCGTAGATCTCGTCGGCGCTGTAGGTGCCGGGTTCAATGCTGTCATGCTGGGCGGTCAGGCCAAAGCTGATCCGTGAGGTTTCATTGATCGGGTAGCCCAGGGTGGCGCCGGCGCCATAACTGTTGATCGAGTAGTACGACACGCCATCGTCGTAGTAGTCGTTGTAGTCAGTCTTGTTGTAGAAGGCGTTGTAGCCCAGGCTGACGCCGTCCTTGGTGAAGTACGGGTCGGTGAAGCCGATGTTGTACTTGCTCTGGTATTCGGAGCGAGTCAGGCCCAGGCTGGCGGAGTTGCCCGTGCCGAGGAAGTTGTTCTGGGTGATCGAGCCGCCCAGGATCAACCCCGCGCTCTGGGCAAAGCCGACACTGGCAGTGATCGAGCCGGAAGACTGTTCTTCAACGCTGTAGTTGACGTCAACCTGGTCGTCGACACCCGCTACCGCCGGTGTCTCGACGTTGACTTCCTTGAAGTAGCCCAGCCGCTCAAGCCGCGTCTTGGACTGATCGATCAGGTAGGTGGACGCCCAGCCGCCCTCCATCTGGCGCATTTCGCGGCGCAGTACCTGATCTTCGGTCTTGGTGTTGCCGCGAAAGTTGATGCGGTTGGCGTAGGCGCGCTTGCCCGGGTCGACCACAAATTCGATGTCTACCGTGTTGCCGTCCTTGCTCGGGGTTGGCACCGCATTGACGTTGGCAAAGGTATAGCCCTCGTTGCCCAGGCGGCGGGTAATCAGATCCGAAGTCGAGGTCATAAGCTTGCGGGAAAACACCTGGCCCTTTTGCACCAGCAGCAAGGCCGTGATCTGATCCTCGGGCACTTTCAGGTCGCCGCGCAGCTTGATGTCGCGCACGGTGTACTTGGTGCCTTCGTTGATATTGACCGTGATAAAGACCTGCTTCTTGTCGGGGCTGATCGACACCTGGGTCGAGACGATCTCCATATTGATATAGCCGCGGTCCATGTAATACGAGCGCAAGCGCTCCAGGTCACCGGACAGTTTCTCGCGGGCATATTTGTCATCGTTCTTGAAGAACGACAGCCAGTTGCTGGTCTTGAGGGTGAACTGATCGTCCAGCTCGGCCTGGTCGAAAACGCTATTGCCCACCACATTGATATGCTTGATCGCGGCCACTTCGCCTTCGTCGATCCTGATCTTCAGGCCGACGCGGTTGCGCGGTTGGGCAACCACCTCGGCGTCCACCGCGGCCGAGTAACGCCCTTGCGCCACATACTGGCGCAGCAGCTCATTGCGTACCCCTTCGAGTGTAGCGCGCTGGAACACTTCGCCTTCGGCCAGCCCGGACTGTTTGAGGCCTTTCATCAAGTCATCGGTAGAGATGGCCTTGTTGCCTTCAATGTCGATACTGGCAATGGACGGACGCTCGACCACAGTGATCACCAGCACGTCGCCATCGCGCCCCAGCTGGATATCCTGGAAAAAACCGGTCTTGAACAGTGCACGCGTGGACTCCACCAGTTGCTGGTCATCGACCTGTTCGCCAACGTTCAAGGGCAGGGCGCCGAACACGCTGCCGGCGGACACCCGCTGCAGGCCGTTGATGCGGATATCGGCTATCTTGAAGCCTTGGGCATGGGCCAGTGAGGCATTGAGCAGCAGTGCAACCGAGCAGAGCAGGCGCGCAAAATTCATTTAGATCAGTTATCCAGGACACATCGACAAACAGCACAAGCAGGCTGGTGGAGGTCCAGCATAAAAGCTCGGGGCGTATGGTGCGGTTAACCGAGTGTCAAGTTAGGTAAAGGTTGGCCGCGGGCAATGACGCTGCGGGCCGCAATGACGATAATGCGTAGATCCCCCCTTCAAGAGTTCGCCATGATCCGTGTATTGCTCGTCGACGATGACCAGGAACTGACCGGTTTGCTCAGTGAGTATCTGGAGCGCGAAGGCTTTGAGGCGACGGCGGTGCATACCGGCGAGGAGGGCGAAGTGCAGGCGCTGTCGGGGCAGTTCAGCATCGTGGTGCTGGACGTGATGCTGCCCCGGCTTTCCGGGATTGAAGTACTGCGGCGCATTCGTGCCCGCAGCCAGGTGCCGGTGGTGTTGCTCACCGCCCGCGGTGACAACATCGATCGCATCACCGGCCTTGAACTCGGTGCCGACGACTATGTGCCCAAACCCAGCTCGCCGGGCGAACTGGTGGCGCGCCTGCGTGCAATCATGCGCCGGGTGCAACCGGGCGGGCAGGCCACCACCGAAGTGATCAAGACCGGCCCGCTGGTGTTGTGGCCCGGCAAGCGCCAGGCAATGTGGCAGGGCCGTGAGCTGGGGGTGACCAGTACCGAATTCAGCCTGCTCGAAGAACTGGCCCGTAGTGCCGGGCAAGTGGTGAGCAAGCAGGACCTGTCGCTCAATGCCCTGGGCTGTCCGTTGACTCGTTATGACCGGCGTATCGACGTGCATATCAGCAGTATCCGGCAAAAACTGGGCCCCCGCCCTGACGCCAAGGCCTGGATACAGAGCGTGCGCGGGCTCGGCTATCTGTTGATCGCGGAATGATGAAGCCCAGCCGGTTGTTCTGGAAACTGTTCCTGGCCTTCTGGCTGGCTACCAGCCTGACGTTTTTTGTTGGTATCGGCATTATCACCTTGAGCCGCCAGGGCCCTGGCAATCCGCATCTGGACACCATCCTTGAAAGCGAGGAGCAGTTGCTGCGCCAGTTCGGTGTCGAGGCCGGCAAACAGTTGCTGCAGGTGTGGCACCACCCCGATGACGAGGCCATTGCGGTGTATGACAGCGACGGGCAATTGCTGGCCGGGTTGCCGATTGTGCGCCCGGCGTTCGAGCGTACGGTGATCAGCAAGGAAGGCCTTACCCTGTCGCTCAGGTCGACGCGGGTGCCCGGCAATGGTGGCGGCGGGGAAGGCGGGCCGGGGTTGATGCCGTTGCTGATCGGCACCGTGATGAGCGCGCTGTTCAGCAGTTTTATGGCTTTTTATCTGGCCTGGCCCCTGGCCTATTTGCGCCGGGCGATGAGTGATGTGGCCCATGGGCGATTCGAAACCCGGGTAAAACCGTTTATGGGCGCGCGGCGCGATGAAATTGTCGATCTGGCTGAAGACTGCGATCGAATGGCCAATCAACTCAAGCTGCTGGTTGATGCCCAGCAACACTTGCTGCATGACATCTCCCATGAATTGCGTTCGCCCCTGACGCGCATGCAGGCCGCCATTGGCTTGTTGCATCAAAACCCGGCCCGTGCCGATATGGTTGAACGCATCGAGCGCGAATCGCAGCGCATGGACACCCTGATCGAAGCCCTGCTGACCCTGGCCCGGGTGCAGGGGCGGCCCGAGAGCATCGCGCGCGAGCCGGTGGACATCATCGAACTGCTGCACTTGATCGTCGAAGACGCGCAGTTCGAGGCGGGGATCAAGGGCTGTCGGGTCATCTTGCAGGGGTGTCCGTCCTTTGTCAGCCAGGTCAGTGGCGAGTTGCTGTATCGCTGCTTTGAGAATGTGATCCGCAATGCGGTACGCCATACCCGGCCGGACACGGCGGTGTGGGTCGTGGCCGAAGCCAGCCCGGCGGGGCACTGCCTGACGGTGAGGATCAGCGATGAGGGGCCGGGTGTCGAGGAGTCGCGGTTGCAGAGGATTTTCGACCCGTTCGAGCGCGGCACCGGCGAAGCGGGTAGCGGTTTTGGCCTGGGTCTGGCGATTGCCTCAAGGGCGGTGGAAATGCACGGCGGCAGCATCAAGGCGAGCAACCTGCCGGGTGGTGGCCTGAGCGTGGCAATCACCTTGCCACTATCGCTGTAGCTGTACAGTACTTCCCGTAGCAGCTGCCGAGGAACGCAGGCTGCGTCCGGCGGCGAAGACGTCGTGAAATTATTCGGCACAGCCTATCAGATGTACCGTGATCCCCGGGTTTGCGACTGCTTCGCAGCCGGACGCAGCCTGCGTTCCTCGGCAGCTGCTACGGGATCGCCAGAGATCTTTACACGAAATTACACTGCCTTGACGGCCCTGTACGCCACGCCCGCGTAGACTTTGACGCTCTATATCGAGTGGAAGTGACCATGTTTCTGGTGCATAAAAAAGGCTTCGTTGCCGGCAAGAAAATGGTCGATGGCCTGGTGCCTTACGACTTTTTCTGTGAAGACAATCCGGCTATCAACCTGTTTGTATTTACCGGTGCCGGAGCACTCGGTCAAACGGTTGAAGAACAGACGCTGTGGGGGTTTACCCGCCTTGAACGCTTTGAGGCGCTGACCAGTACCCTGGTGGCGAACAAAAAGAACCAGGGCTGGTTTCAAAGCGTCAATGTGCTCACCGGGCCCGCTCAGAACGGCACCCAGACAGTGAAGTTCCAGCAGGTGTCGAAAATCATCAAGCATGTCAGCGTCAACAATCGTGTCGCCAGCAAGGCCGGTTACGAGATCCTGACCGATGAAGGCGACACCTACTTCACCCTCAAGCAGGTGCCGGGTTACAGCGCCCAGACCGTGATTTACGCCGCTGATC harbors:
- a CDS encoding response regulator transcription factor — its product is MIRVLLVDDDQELTGLLSEYLEREGFEATAVHTGEEGEVQALSGQFSIVVLDVMLPRLSGIEVLRRIRARSQVPVVLLTARGDNIDRITGLELGADDYVPKPSSPGELVARLRAIMRRVQPGGQATTEVIKTGPLVLWPGKRQAMWQGRELGVTSTEFSLLEELARSAGQVVSKQDLSLNALGCPLTRYDRRIDVHISSIRQKLGPRPDAKAWIQSVRGLGYLLIAE
- a CDS encoding type II toxin-antitoxin system RelE/ParE family toxin, with protein sequence MTRIPPILTVAFFRTEADNEPVREWLTGLGREQRRLIGIDIKTVQLGWPIGMPVVRKLEPKLWEVRSDLEGIIARVIFTVVGSQMILLHGFIKKSQKTPTVDLQTARQRHAKLRGTAHE
- the bamA gene encoding outer membrane protein assembly factor BamA translates to MNFARLLCSVALLLNASLAHAQGFKIADIRINGLQRVSAGSVFGALPLNVGEQVDDQQLVESTRALFKTGFFQDIQLGRDGDVLVITVVERPSIASIDIEGNKAISTDDLMKGLKQSGLAEGEVFQRATLEGVRNELLRQYVAQGRYSAAVDAEVVAQPRNRVGLKIRIDEGEVAAIKHINVVGNSVFDQAELDDQFTLKTSNWLSFFKNDDKYAREKLSGDLERLRSYYMDRGYINMEIVSTQVSISPDKKQVFITVNINEGTKYTVRDIKLRGDLKVPEDQITALLLVQKGQVFSRKLMTSTSDLITRRLGNEGYTFANVNAVPTPSKDGNTVDIEFVVDPGKRAYANRINFRGNTKTEDQVLRREMRQMEGGWASTYLIDQSKTRLERLGYFKEVNVETPAVAGVDDQVDVNYSVEEQSSGSITASVGFAQSAGLILGGSITQNNFLGTGNSASLGLTRSEYQSKYNIGFTDPYFTKDGVSLGYNAFYNKTDYNDYYDDGVSYYSINSYGAGATLGYPINETSRISFGLTAQHDSIEPGTYSADEIYDFIDREGKEFTNFKANLGWSESTLNKGILATRGYSQNLNLMVTVPGSDLSFYKIDYTGQTFLPVSASTSLRFHTKLGYGNGYGSTDGLPFYENYTAGGEGTVRGFESGTLGPRNTPATGTYSSAGQAYYSDRDTEALGGNIMITGGVEYLFPMPFIKDNKSLRTSLFWDVGSVYSDKCYLSTTTGCDGVDLSQMASSVGVGVTWYSPLGPLSVNLALPIRKPDDAETQVFQFSMGQTF
- a CDS encoding XRE family transcriptional regulator; this encodes MNNHIGSDFDDFLSEQGLAEEVSAAALKRVIAWQIAQAMKEQHVSKKTLADRMHTSRTAVDRALDQNDPGMTLATLASAARALGQRVEVRLVPEHKAEQG
- a CDS encoding linear amide C-N hydrolase, yielding MQLFKHTRTLTLALAGFMLALPVANACTRLVYLGDNDRVITARSMDWKTDVATNLWIFPQGMQRTGEVGPGSLKWTSKYGSVIASGYDISTTDGVNEAGLSANLLWLVESEYPPVHQGKPGLSIAAWAQYVLDNFSSVSEAVAVLRTEPFTVVTANVPGESRLATLHLSMSDASGDSAIIEFIGGKQVIHHDRSYQVMTNSPAFDAQLAMNAYWQAIGGTVMLPGTNRSADRFARASFYVNAVPKNQDARLSLASVFSVIRNVSVPYGITTPGEPNISSTRWRSVIDHKQKLYFFESAITPNTFWVDLNKIDFSTATGAVKKLDLGPDQSTIYSGEVSSRFKATAAFKFEGA
- a CDS encoding ATP-binding protein, which encodes MMKPSRLFWKLFLAFWLATSLTFFVGIGIITLSRQGPGNPHLDTILESEEQLLRQFGVEAGKQLLQVWHHPDDEAIAVYDSDGQLLAGLPIVRPAFERTVISKEGLTLSLRSTRVPGNGGGGEGGPGLMPLLIGTVMSALFSSFMAFYLAWPLAYLRRAMSDVAHGRFETRVKPFMGARRDEIVDLAEDCDRMANQLKLLVDAQQHLLHDISHELRSPLTRMQAAIGLLHQNPARADMVERIERESQRMDTLIEALLTLARVQGRPESIAREPVDIIELLHLIVEDAQFEAGIKGCRVILQGCPSFVSQVSGELLYRCFENVIRNAVRHTRPDTAVWVVAEASPAGHCLTVRISDEGPGVEESRLQRIFDPFERGTGEAGSGFGLGLAIASRAVEMHGGSIKASNLPGGGLSVAITLPLSL